A stretch of the Orcinus orca chromosome 1, mOrcOrc1.1, whole genome shotgun sequence genome encodes the following:
- the EDN2 gene encoding endothelin-2 has product MVAMPTTWCSIALALLVALHEGKSQAAATHTPEQPAPLPHARGSHLRLRRCSCSSWLDKECVYFCHLDIIWVNTPGQTAPYGLGNPPRRQRRSLPGRCECYSASDPACATFCHRRPWTEAVAVPGSGSSAAMFQADKTWATAGELLQQLRDISAAQIRFARRQQKATREPRPTHSRWRKR; this is encoded by the exons ATGGTCGCCATGCCCACCACCTGGTGCTCCATCGCTCTAGCCCTGCTCGTGGCCCTGCACGAAG GCAAGAGCCAGGCTGCTGCCACCCACACCCCAGAGCAGCCAGCGCCCTTGCCCCATGCCCGAGGCTCCCACCTGCGGCTTCGCCGTTGCTCCTGCAGCTCCTGGCTCGACAAGGAGTGCGTCTACTTTTGCCACCTGGACATCATCTGGGTGAACACTCCCGG ACAGACAGCTCCTTACGGCCTGGGAAACCCGCCAAGACGCCAGCGTCGCTCTCTGCCAGGGCGCTGTGAATGCTACAGCGCCAGCGACCCCGCCTGTGCCACCTTCTGCCATCGAAGGCCCTG GACTGAAGCTGTGGCAGTCCCAGGCAGCGGGTCCTCTGCAGCCATGTTCCAGGCTGATAAGACATGGGCCACAGCAGGAGAGCTCCTCCAGCAGCTGAG GGACATTTCTGCAGCCCAGATCCGCTTTGCTAGGCGACAGCAGAAAGCAACAAGGGAGCCCAGGCCTACACACTCCAGGTGGAGGAAGAGATAG